The Mastacembelus armatus chromosome 24, fMasArm1.2, whole genome shotgun sequence sequence cattGAATTAGTATTTGAGAATATCACCgagtgtatttgtgtgataTAATAACCATGAAATGATGCCTTGGTGAGTAACCAGATGGCTGCTTGTTTGTGTGGCTGTGTATGTGAATGGGGGCTGTCCAGATGGACATTGCATGGGTGTAATTTACAGATCAAGTGAAGTCAGAATTTCACAGTTTTTAAGTGTAAAGCCAGAGTTTACAACACACAATCCTTCatttaacatgaaaacaagCAGTGACTGAGCTGAACTGTTATCTCTGCATTTTAAACATGTGACTCTTTTATATAttgcaaacaataaaaattacTAGACATCCTTTTTAAATGCGCTAAAACACTAATTTGACTGTCtagcttttgtttcttttcttgtgGTTTAAACATAACCCAACTCTGTGACATCAAACTGAAATCCCTGTGGGTTCAGTCACATCCTTAAAATGGGCCTGTGCACTTTCAACACCTTCTTGTTGTTTGTTTAGCACTTTGGTTATTAGTTGGACTGAATACGTGAGAGAAGTTGAAAAAGTCGCATTCACTGTTACCAGGATTGGATGTAAAACTGCTTCAGTAtgattatacaaaaaaaaacggTTCATCTGATAAGTATGTATGTAAACAAAGCTGGGAATGGAGCAAGTGATTCGACAATGCTGTTATATCACAGTTCTGACCTTTAATGTGTACATGCAGTACATCTCTGTGAATACAACTCATTAGCAGAGGCTGTCATGTGCACCAGCTCCCTCACAATGAGCCTCTTCGGCTCACACAAGGAAGGATCTCAGCGTTGATCAGTACACACTAGCCAAGACTCACACACAAgtatgcaaaaacacacatgaccTGATACAGAATGTGCTCCTTACGCAACACAGGGGCTCTTTGTATGTGTCATTCATAATGGAGGAGACGTTTGATTATAGACcactgtcttttctcttttacacTTACGAGACAAACACAGTGGTGACAAATGCAGACATCAGTGCTAAGTGTTGCTTCACATTATTGTGTTAATGTCTATATTTAGTGGATGAACAATTGAAACAATAGgctttttgctgtgtttgtgtgtctagtCAACAAGAGCGACTGTTTACATTCTGCAGAATCAGTGATAGTGGGTGGTTTATGAGTCAGTGTTGTTGCATTTAATGAGAGGTATTCACTGAATCTTGTATTGGTAAAAGAAAGCACAACAATACAACAGATCAATACTGATCACAGTCATTGTTAAAcctattttctggtttgtttgattgttttgcaCACATCACTGACTGTAAACGCTTCTGCGTCTGCCTTGTCTTACAGAACTCCATCCGGCACAACCTTTCCCTCCACAGCCGTTTCATCCGCGTCCAGAACGAGGGAACAGGGAAGAGTTCCTGGTGGATGATAAACCCTGAGGGAGGAAAGGGTGGCAAGGTCCCTCGGCGCCGGGCAGTCTCCATGGACAACAGCAACAAGTACACCAAGTCTGCCCGTGGCCGGGCTGCCAAGAAGAAGGCTGCCCTGCAGgccgcagcagctgcagctggtgAAGGTGGTGGAGACAGTCCTTCAGGTCTGTCCAAATGGCCTGGAAGCCCAACGTCACGCAGCAGCGAAGAGCTGGATGCCTGGACAGACTTCCGCTCCCGCACTAACTCCAATGCCAGCACTCTGAGCGGTCGCCTCTCGCCCATTCTGGCCAACCCCGAACTAGATGAAGTGCCCGATGACGAGCCCCCTCTCTCACCTATGTTCTATTCCAGTCCTGGCAGAGCACTGTCTCCCGGTCACACCATGACCAATGGGAAGGCCTTGCCAGCTGAGCTACCCCGCCTGGCAGACCTGACAGGTACAATGAATCTGAATGATGGACTCACAGATGACCTgatggaggagctgctggatAACATCAACCTGGTGCCAACCACTTCCAGTCAGACTGCCCCAAATAGTTCCTCAGGGTTTAGTTTTGGGTCCAAACCCAACGGGCTAGGCTCgccttcctccacctcctctccatcctccagctcttcttctAATGGTGGAGGTAATGATTACAGTAACTCCATCTTTGGCCCTCACACGACGAGCTCATCACTGCGTCCGTCCCCCATGCAGACCATCCAGGAGAACAAGCAGACCTCCTTCTCCAGCATCAGCATGTCTCATTTTGGCAGCCAGACACTGCAAGAACTTCTCAACTCTGACAACCACAGCCACAGTGATGTCATGATGACCCAGTCTGACCCACTGATGTCACAGGCCAGCGCCGCTGCCGTCATTTCCCAGAACTCGCGCCGTGGCCTCATGCTCCGCAATGACCCTGTAATGACCTTTGGGACAACTGGAGGACTTCAAGGCAGCCAAGGGGAGATGCTGCCTAGTAACAACCACAACCAGAACTCCCTGAGGTCTTTAAATGGAGGCCTGAACCTAGCCAACGATGCCAACACTCTGGCTAATGCCAAGCAGCATCTCCTGCTCTCACCCTTGGGAGGGAATGGGTCTTCTTCCATGCAGATCGACACCTCAATCTTCCTGAATGGCACAGTTAGCAGCACTGGAGGCATCTGTCAGGATCGCTTCCCGACAGATCTGGACTTGGACATATTCAACGGCAGCCTGGAGTGTGACATGGACTCCATCATCAGGAATGACCTGATGGATGCAGATGGCCTGGACTTTAACTTTGACTCTCTGACCAACATGAATGGAGTTGGCAACTTCACGAGCACCAAGCAGACTTCTCAAAGCTGGGTACCTGGCTGAGAGGTTCATGCCAAGAAGAAGCCGAGCAGGTATGTGTGTTCGAGCATGTCTGTATAGCTAAACCATGTGGCAAAGATGAATATATTTAGATGATGAAACCAGAGATGTACCAACCTGATGTTTTCAAACACTGATTCTGACACCATAACTCAGTGTATCAGCCAATACTGAAGAAAGATGCAATGCTAGTGCTCctattacagtatgtgtgcattaACAGAAGGGTTCAACTATATCCCCTGTTAAAACTGTATATGTCCTACAGTGCATTAACCACATTACTACCACATTTTCTGTGCTGCAGGGTTACTGGTGTTATAAACAGGCACAGACCTCATAATAACAGATGCAATGCTAAACAATAATCAGAGTCAATACTGTTGTTGCTGTCCGCTGTCTCCTAAACCAGACCAAAGTTTGCTTGCTTAACAAGCTTCTcgtttttaatagtttttgctttgtttttaataatagtCTGTCTTTCCTGGGCCTCATTTAAAAGCTAACAGAATGTAATTTGTGTTATCAAGACGTGCCAAGAAAGCCCTTAtcaaaaaactgtatttactgtgGATTGGTCCTGTTTTGTTCCTATACTGCTCATATACAgttgtttttagtttagtttatttatttttaaaatatttgcttttatgCATACTCAGACATGATCATGTCATGTGCTTTTTCTCTCCAGGTCTGAACTGTGCAGTGCAAGAAAAGATGAACACACAACATCCTTTTTGCCAAACCTGCCATCAGCACAACCTAAAGTACAAAACCCTGTGTTTACAGAAGACTTCCTCTCAAGAGCTTTACCTTCACTCCCCACACTGGTGAACCATGAAACAACAGACTCTGGCAATGCTGCACTTCAGCCCTCAAAGCCTCCtgtgaaacaacaaaagaaaactatgtcaaaaaaacacaacagaattaTGCAATTTTCCTTTGTCACCCAGTCTGTTGATTTCAAAGACACACTGCTTATCAGAAGGGATTTCAGGTGAAATACAAGGACTAAATATCAAGTAACGCTGGAAGGAGAGTTGAAGAAGTTGAAGTTCCCAttgaagacaaaaaaatgaaagaaaaagtgtaAAGTGAAAAAATCAAGAAGTGATGCGATGTAAATCTGATCATGGGGCTTCTTGGAATTCCCTGTGTTCTCATGTAGTGATTTTAAATGTTCAgtgattgttttgtttcagtctttgattttctgttttattataattGTTTCTGAATCATACATGTTTGTACAAAAAGAACTGATGTATTGATGAAATGATGAACAGATGAAATGGATTATCTTACTGagtgcatacagtatatgcatagACATACAGAAAAACCGACACCTTGCTACAGTTTGCAAAACTTTAAAACCctttgaagttaaaaaaaatataattttaatgacATGCACTTCCAGTTTGGCTTTTATAAACTGCTTGAATATAAATTAACTGCAACATACTGAGGGTTTTATCACACTTAGCTGCATACTACAAActatgttttatcttttgtgtATATCTAACTGTAAAAAAAGACTAGAGAAAGAAAATCTCTGTCATGAATATTTGTACAGCGCAGGGCAGTGGAAAGTTCGGGAAGGAGGAGGAACGATCTTGTCTGTCTTAGTTTTCTTAGCTTCTGGTGAGTTCTGTTGAGGTTGTTTATCACAGCACATGATGTAGCCAAAATGATACCTGTGTCCTAGGGTTGTGAACATTTCCACACCATAACAGGTGCTATGTAAACAGTGTTGAATCCTGTCCTGAGAGCAAGCCGTGCATTTTGTTTCTTGcgttttttcttctgtttgtacCCACAACTTGCAGAAGCCCAAAGCTGCAGCCACTTGTAGCACGGCGTGGTTAAACCTGTAGACGGCAGGGGCTGGGATGGAGTTGGAGGCAGGGTTTTAGGCTCATTCCTCTAGAAGCCATTTGTTTCTCGAGTAAAACAATAAGCTATCTCTGTATATTGCCAAATTACTTGAAACAAACAGTAGGATATGCTGGCAGCCAAatcacagcacacacatgcacatacacatatatgttacacacacatagatagaAAAAATGATACCAGGGATCTGTGTTAAGCTCTGCTGTTTTCTTGAGCTTGTGGGGCTTGTTATGCATATATAGAATCACTCAGGGGGGAAAGGGAGGCTTCCCGTTTAAGTAACATCAAGTCACATTTTAATggtattttaacatttcttaaTAGAAACAGTAacactttgtgtttgtaaaCTTGTAACCTGTGAACAACCGTCAAGATGAAGAGGTGGAAGAAAGACAAATGTCAGGATTAAGACTTTGCAAGGTctgttatttttggttttgctgtcatagctttttctcttcttgttgGACTTGTGACACATCCCCTCATGGACACGCCTGGTGCTCCTGCAAATGACTTCCTGTATCTTCTGAgtatgttaatgtgtgtatgagtccgtgtgtgtgtttatccatGGAGTTTATTTCTGTTGAATTTATCTCACAAGGATGTGTAATCCCTCACTATCCCTCACGGTGCATACAGCACAGCCGactgtatgcatgtatgtatttatgcattATGAATTGTGTGAAATGCATATATACTCGCTGTATGTCTTTATATACTCATGTAGTACTTGACCCTTGGATTTTGTGTACCTCTGAAGGTAAAGCTGAAGAAATAATGAACAAAGTTATGCGCCGGGTAGGAGCGAACACTGTTACCAGCGAACTCATTATTGAACCAGATTTTGAAAATGGTGGAAAGCACCATTGTTGTAGCATCTGGAGACCCTGGTACCCCTTCTCTGTCTGGGGTAGTGACATGAAGTGTATGCCCCACCATGTATAATAGTgtacagatgtgtgtatgtcaCTTTAAGGCGAAGGCAGAGGAGTGTGTGAGCATGGGTGACTAGAATCATCTGAGGTTTAGTGCATGACCTAGCTGTATACCCTCCAACGGTGCCGTCCCTTGACAGAAATTGTAATATAGAGAGGAATGCTGTGTCTGTGCCACTCAAACACGCACTCTGTTTCTAGTTTTAAAATCAGGGCTTACAGAGCAGCATTTGCACCATCCTCCCACATAATGGGTTTATTATTACGAGTGTGTGTAAATTGTCGTAGACGGGGAAAAAGCCTCCCTAATGGAGGCTCCTCAGCTTTACACTTGTTTTATTCCATGTGGAGTACAGCAGGCTCACATCCCAGCACTCTCAGTGAGCAGCTGGTTGTTGTTTTGATATGATCTAAGCATCATCAAAACAGTGAGGTGGAATTTCCTACAGTTTGTTAAGTTAAAATCAgcatcacatttattttggcaTGCTGAGCCATCACCATAACTGCTAAGAAGTTATCTCCACCGACTGGACTAAATATTACTTTGCTCGCCTTGTCAAGAAGACTGACAACGTGATGTCAGGGAACATTGTAATGCCTCCTGTTGAAAGAGAGGTTACTGATCCCTGATTAACTGCAAAGGAGATCTCAGTCACAGGAGAGTTTGGCTTTTGGGGGAGATAGTTTACACTCAGTCATACACTCAGACCTTCCACACAGCCACTCAATGTTACTGCTTCGTTCAGGCACAGATTATTTCTTCTCaagcccaacacacacacacacacctgcagcacaACATGTGCAAATTTAAAGctgagaaaagcaaaaaaaaaaaaaaaactagaagaCATACCACTAGACACCTTAATCACCTCTTGGATGTTTCCTTTTTGTTATGTACTCTTTAatcttttccatccatccaggCCAGCTCCCATCCATACGTCCTCTGACTGTTGCCCTTTATTAATCTTGATGTTAGTGGGTATTTTCCTGTGTATTCCATTTTGAATTGTAATCTAGTTTGTATAAGAAATGGTGCGCATGTAAATAAAGCTTGGTGAGGCTCCACACCCTTTCTCTGTCCCTGTAGTAAGTCATTTTGCTattgaaaaaatgtgaaagtaTGAGAATTACATGCATTTCAACAAGCGCTGTGGAAGCACAGGGTTGTTGTTGACAGCTCATATCACTGGAGAGGAATTTTCAGCCCGGCAAGGAAAATGTTACAGCCTTCGCCTGCCTTACATGTGCTTTTAATTCACAAATTAATTTGCCAACTGTTTTTCAAAACAGTGTTTGTCTCTGAACGCTTCTGCATGAACAAATTTAACCTCCCTCCAGAAGATAAATCTCTTTCTCACGTCAGGCTGGAGGGATCTAAACAGCAAAATGACTCCCTGTTCCTCTCAAGTTCCTTGGAGTCCTCTTGcacaatgtttgttttgcataaagctgcattaaatGAGAGCAGACATGCAGCAGTCCTCTGATACCTGACACTGGGCTGGGTACTTTTACTTGGTTGTTGCGAAACATTAATGGAAGGGGAGAGGGGGAATGGTCTACAAAGTCTTTAGTTGCATGTCTAAAATCTCCCTCAGGTATTCATGCCAAATATTAACACAGACCCTGTCCAGGCCACACTGTTGACAGGCCAGTACTGTTGCATTCCCCCTGTTCAGGACGGCCAACAAGCCACTCTCCCTCACTGCCAGAGGCCACACCTGCTGTCATAAAAAGATCATTCCacattaatatttcaaatgttagCACATAGGAAACTTTTCCATAAAACTGAAAGGTTTTGAGGACAGTTTAAAAAGTCTTAACACTACAGCAATTAAAGTAGACTCATGGACACATATGGGATTTAATGCCCAGGTGTTGTCCCCTGTACGCCTCAGTTATACCAGCATTTTGTCGCTAAGACAACTACAGAATGTCTCAACATATCAGCTGCAGAGTCGCACCATGATCTCAGTGTTTCTAACATCTGGTGATGGTGCGTCTAAACTTGACTGTCTTAACTTTTTCCACTCTGTGTGAAGCAAAATCTACATCCAGGACCATACTGTTACCATGCATTACATACTTATGTCTACCAAGAGGcctttttatttgaaatcaaatatacaaaagaacctcaaacaaacagaaagacatttctGTTCGACTGATACTCTTTCACAAAGACGAGATGTTTCAAGAAGGATAAAAGAACCGGGAAAAAAAAGCTCTGCTGTGCTCCTCATAACAGTCTGCCAAGCACAGGGTTGACAGCAAACTCCAAAATGCTCAGAAATGCTTTCTGACTGAGAGAGCAGGCTCACCACAGCTCCAAATACCAGGCCAGCATTTCAATTGCAGTTCCCAGTCAACTGGTCACCTGACGAACTAAAAGTCTAGCCTGGCTGCAGTCACACCAGTCTCAGCGAGGTCACAGAGGTTATTGCTTGGCTGGAAACTCCCCTGAACTCATTTggttttcaatttttttctcaaCTCATTTTCGGGCAGCCACATCCCACTCAAGAGTCTGTTATTTTGAGCCAAATTATGCAAATGATCCTTACCCTAGCATGACGATGGGCCTTATTTTTAGCTTTATATTTTGGAAAACTAAAGGTGACTTTCAAATTTTTCCTTTGggtttgtattttgtattgtgttttgtaAATAGGACAATCCAAAGCTATATGCTCATGTCTTTATATGCAGCAACACTCATTCGCTGGTTTCACGTCATGTCATAAATAACTCTTTGTCTTCATCTCCACCcacatttttggatttttttttattcgcCTCTGCCTTTTTCCATGTCAGTGGGCTTTGTTTTAACACATGAAGCAGTTAAACGGTACACCGCCCCCAGAAATCAACATATACCTCGTACCTCGTGAACGAATGTGAACAAATGACAGCTATATGTTGTTAGCATACGGTACGTTACAGTGTTTACACGTGTGGGTTTGCTCTTACCTGTCAGATTGGGATGTA is a genomic window containing:
- the foxo3b gene encoding forkhead box protein O3B, whose translation is MAEAPLTDPLPDLDVAIDPDFEPQKRPRSCTWPLPRPDSNAVKPESNDTDIIPEEEDDEEDNATPTAITVNGSGVAAEDQSSNSPIADGALSSPGQESGGSPVSTHSPTATSGALTPSSLAAQQTPRKASSRRNAWGNLSYADLITKAIESAPDKRLTLSQIYDWMVRSIPYFKDKGDSNSSAGWKNSIRHNLSLHSRFIRVQNEGTGKSSWWMINPEGGKGGKVPRRRAVSMDNSNKYTKSARGRAAKKKAALQAAAAAAGEGGGDSPSGLSKWPGSPTSRSSEELDAWTDFRSRTNSNASTLSGRLSPILANPELDEVPDDEPPLSPMFYSSPGRALSPGHTMTNGKALPAELPRLADLTGTMNLNDGLTDDLMEELLDNINLVPTTSSQTAPNSSSGFSFGSKPNGLGSPSSTSSPSSSSSSNGGGNDYSNSIFGPHTTSSSLRPSPMQTIQENKQTSFSSISMSHFGSQTLQELLNSDNHSHSDVMMTQSDPLMSQASAAAVISQNSRRGLMLRNDPVMTFGTTGGLQGSQGEMLPSNNHNQNSLRSLNGGLNLANDANTLANAKQHLLLSPLGGNGSSSMQIDTSIFLNGTVSSTGGICQDRFPTDLDLDIFNGSLECDMDSIIRNDLMDADGLDFNFDSLTNMNGVGNFTSTKQTSQSWVPG